A genome region from Acidobacteriota bacterium includes the following:
- a CDS encoding AAA family ATPase: protein MLQIAIVNMKGGVGKTTTAIHLAAGLARHGSRVLLVDADPQGNIGHALGVRRERTIVDLMLGDASIDDVVARGVRERLDVIPSTPAAFALESQLAGAPQRETILSRRLKAIRGYDAVIIDSSPAMNLLTYNALLFASDLIMPVSMDGMAILGARQTLAGVHQIRDLWPDRRLDLFAVLPTSVNSSTNATRAAFEALTEDAEMGDRLYRRGIRQCIDVTYAITQRQTIWEYAPRSRAAEDYDAFVQFVSEGAADAPDRRTGRDAASEKGQTLV from the coding sequence ATGCTGCAGATTGCGATCGTCAACATGAAAGGCGGGGTGGGCAAGACCACCACCGCCATCCATCTGGCGGCGGGCCTGGCTCGACACGGCTCGCGCGTGCTGCTGGTCGACGCCGATCCGCAGGGCAATATCGGCCACGCGCTCGGCGTGCGGCGGGAACGCACCATCGTCGACCTGATGCTCGGCGACGCGTCGATAGACGACGTGGTCGCGCGCGGCGTGCGGGAGCGGCTTGATGTCATTCCCTCGACGCCGGCCGCGTTCGCGCTCGAATCCCAGCTGGCCGGTGCACCGCAGCGCGAGACGATCCTGTCGCGCCGCTTGAAGGCGATCCGCGGCTACGATGCGGTGATCATCGACAGTTCTCCGGCGATGAACCTGCTCACCTACAACGCGCTCCTGTTCGCGTCGGATCTCATCATGCCGGTCAGCATGGACGGCATGGCCATTCTCGGCGCGCGACAGACGCTCGCCGGCGTCCACCAGATTCGGGACCTGTGGCCGGATCGGAGGCTCGATCTTTTTGCCGTTCTGCCAACCTCCGTCAACAGCTCCACCAATGCGACGCGGGCTGCGTTTGAAGCCCTGACTGAGGACGCGGAGATGGGAGATCGGCTGTACCGTCGAGGCATCCGGCAATGCATTGATGTGACCTATGCTATCACCCAACGACAAACGATCTGGGAATACGCCCCGCGGAGCAGGGCGGCGGAAGATTACGACGCGTTTGTCCAGTTCGTCAGCGAAGGCGCCGCCGACGCCCCGGACAGACGGACTGGCCGCGACGCGGCGAGCGAAAAAGGCCAGACCCTCGTTTGA